A single genomic interval of Saccharothrix saharensis harbors:
- a CDS encoding tannase/feruloyl esterase family alpha/beta hydrolase: MPRVNIAVPLIAALLATTAQAVPASAHGCGPLRVPGAEHQELTHLADLSTAGGRTDPADWAGLTPAGLPAPTPVAGTQVDGYFPDSSTGNTNHGWAHDSQFVIRLPRRWNGGLVVTGSPGVREQYANDRAISDFVLARGYAFASTDKGNTGVAFHRDGERPGDAIAEWNHRVTQLTRAAKAVVAQRYCRPPARTLATGISNGGYLVRWQLENRPELYDGGVDWEGTLWTARGPNLLTFLPPALKGYATGDRAAVVAAGFPAESEFLWPFHHQYYWDLTQRIYREELDPTWDGDVEAGTPFCAPGTPSCDADYDYASRPQAQRAVERIALTGRIGKPLLTLHGTLDTLLPISRGSDVYADMVRQAGRGGLFRYYRIEGGTHVDSLFDAFPDRLRPLTPCHRSAFAALEGWLSGTRPPVSTTVPRPAVVNATECVLA, from the coding sequence GTGCCTCGGGTGAACATCGCCGTTCCGCTGATCGCAGCGCTCCTCGCGACGACGGCGCAGGCCGTTCCCGCGTCCGCCCACGGATGCGGGCCCCTGCGCGTTCCCGGTGCCGAGCACCAGGAACTGACCCACCTCGCCGACCTGTCCACCGCCGGGGGCCGCACCGATCCCGCCGACTGGGCCGGGCTGACCCCCGCCGGCCTGCCCGCGCCGACGCCGGTGGCGGGCACGCAGGTGGACGGCTACTTCCCCGACTCCTCGACCGGCAACACCAACCACGGCTGGGCGCACGACTCGCAGTTCGTGATCCGCTTGCCCCGGCGCTGGAACGGCGGCCTGGTCGTGACCGGCTCGCCGGGCGTGCGCGAGCAGTACGCCAACGACCGCGCGATCAGCGACTTCGTGCTGGCCCGCGGCTACGCGTTCGCGTCGACCGACAAGGGCAACACGGGGGTGGCGTTCCACCGCGACGGCGAGCGCCCGGGTGACGCGATCGCCGAGTGGAACCACCGGGTCACGCAGCTGACCCGGGCGGCGAAGGCCGTGGTGGCGCAGCGGTACTGCCGCCCGCCGGCGCGCACCCTGGCCACGGGCATCTCCAACGGCGGCTACCTGGTGCGCTGGCAGCTCGAGAACCGCCCCGAGCTGTACGACGGCGGCGTGGACTGGGAGGGCACGCTGTGGACCGCCCGGGGCCCGAACCTGCTGACGTTCCTGCCGCCCGCGCTCAAGGGCTACGCCACCGGTGACCGGGCGGCGGTGGTGGCCGCCGGGTTCCCGGCCGAGTCGGAGTTCCTGTGGCCGTTCCACCACCAGTACTACTGGGACCTGACCCAGCGCATCTACCGCGAGGAGCTGGACCCGACCTGGGACGGTGACGTCGAGGCCGGCACGCCGTTCTGCGCGCCCGGCACGCCGTCGTGCGACGCGGACTACGACTACGCGTCACGGCCGCAGGCACAGCGGGCCGTCGAGCGCATCGCGCTCACCGGCCGGATCGGCAAGCCGCTGCTCACGCTGCACGGCACGCTGGACACCCTGCTGCCGATCTCCCGCGGCTCGGACGTCTACGCGGACATGGTGCGCCAAGCCGGTCGGGGTGGGCTGTTCCGCTACTACCGGATCGAGGGCGGCACGCACGTGGACTCGCTGTTCGACGCGTTCCCGGACCGGCTGCGGCCGTTGACGCCGTGCCACCGGTCGGCGTTCGCCGCGCTGGAGGGCTGGCTGTCGGGCACGCGCCCGCCCGTATCGACCACCGTGCCGCGCCCGGCGGTGGTGAACGCGACGGAGTGCGTGCTGGCGTGA